A region from the Lusitaniella coriacea LEGE 07157 genome encodes:
- a CDS encoding DUF4058 family protein, with amino-acid sequence MPSLFPGMNPYLENPELWPEVHSRLIVALADEIASALLPHYYVAIEKRIYLTAPEEHLLIGIPDVSVISQGIQPSQELEKSNAPTATLSKPDEPQTVTLPLAEEVQERYLEIRDTSTGKVVTAIELLSPKNKRAGEGREAYLRKRQRILTSSTHLVEIDLLRGGKPMPIQGATQLKDYRILTSRSDLRPHAQLYAFTVQDEIPKFELPLTTGDSTPIVDLKPILDGIYDRGGYPFRIDYSQPSIPPLSREKKAWVKTLLVERGL; translated from the coding sequence ATGCCTTCTCTGTTTCCCGGCATGAATCCCTATTTAGAAAATCCAGAGTTATGGCCTGAAGTGCATAGCCGCCTGATTGTTGCCCTTGCCGACGAGATTGCCTCTGCCTTACTGCCTCACTATTACGTGGCGATTGAAAAGCGCATCTATCTCACCGCACCCGAAGAGCATCTCCTCATTGGCATCCCGGACGTTTCGGTTATCTCTCAAGGGATACAACCTTCTCAGGAATTAGAGAAGAGCAATGCCCCAACCGCTACTCTATCCAAACCCGACGAACCCCAAACCGTCACCCTTCCCTTAGCAGAAGAAGTACAAGAACGGTATTTAGAAATTCGCGACACGTCAACAGGAAAAGTCGTTACCGCCATCGAGTTACTCTCGCCCAAGAACAAGCGAGCCGGAGAAGGGAGAGAAGCGTATCTCCGAAAACGCCAGCGAATTTTGACCAGTTCGACTCACTTGGTTGAGATTGACCTGCTGCGAGGCGGGAAACCCATGCCCATACAAGGCGCAACCCAACTCAAAGACTATCGGATTCTCACCAGTCGCAGCGACCTCAGACCCCACGCCCAACTTTATGCCTTCACCGTGCAGGATGAAATTCCTAAGTTTGAGTTGCCCTTAACGACTGGAGACAGCACTCCAATTGTCGATCTCAAGCCGATTCTCGATGGGATTTATGACCGCGGGGGCTACCCATTTCGCATCGACTACAGTCAACCGAGCATTCCTCCTCTATCTAGAGAAAAGAAAGCTTGGGTTAAGACTCTGTTAGTCGAACGAGGATTGTAG